One window of Helicobacter winghamensis ATCC BAA-430 genomic DNA carries:
- the dapB gene encoding 4-hydroxy-tetrahydrodipicolinate reductase: MLGIGVFGAGGRVGQLLVELAKKSNAVKLESVYVRKDLDFSIDPGVLITKDLKVFLDSTEAIIDFTTAEGTSALLEVALENPKPIVIGTTGLEEHHQNLIKEASKKMPILYASNMSLGVAVLNKAVKLVASTLRDFDIEIVETHHRHKKDSPSGTALHLAQTCAEARGLNLDSVRQSGRNGNIGARSKEEIGVMALRGGDVTGIHNVGFYGNGEYLELIHTATSRATFAQGAIQAALWLQNQPNGLYGIDDALGL, from the coding sequence ATGCTAGGTATTGGAGTCTTTGGTGCAGGTGGGCGTGTAGGACAGCTTCTTGTTGAATTAGCAAAAAAAAGCAATGCAGTTAAGTTGGAATCTGTGTATGTGCGTAAGGATTTAGACTTTTCTATTGATCCGGGTGTTTTAATCACAAAGGATTTAAAAGTTTTTTTGGACAGCACAGAAGCTATTATTGATTTTACAACCGCAGAAGGCACAAGCGCATTGCTTGAAGTTGCATTGGAGAATCCAAAGCCCATAGTTATTGGAACAACTGGGCTTGAAGAGCATCATCAAAATCTCATCAAAGAAGCTTCTAAAAAAATGCCTATTTTATATGCGAGTAATATGTCCTTAGGTGTGGCAGTGTTAAATAAAGCGGTCAAGCTTGTAGCAAGCACGCTGCGTGATTTTGATATTGAAATTGTTGAAACACATCATAGGCATAAAAAGGACTCTCCAAGTGGCACTGCTTTGCACTTAGCGCAAACTTGTGCGGAAGCTAGAGGGTTAAATTTAGATTCCGTGCGTCAAAGTGGTAGAAATGGTAACATTGGAGCAAGAAGCAAAGAAGAGATTGGAGTAATGGCGTTGCGTGGAGGTGATGTAACTGGAATCCATAATGTTGGATTTTATGGCAATGGAGAGTATTTAGAGCTAATCCATACAGCAACTTCTCGTGCGACATTTGCGCAAGGTGCTATTCAAGCTGCATTGTGGTTACAAAACCAGCCAAATGGCTTATATGGCATTGATGATGCGTTAGGGTTGTAA
- the purF gene encoding amidophosphoribosyltransferase, with the protein MTNSRGLQGWKEECAVVGVYNAQNAASLAYYSLFSMQHRGQEASGIATSNGERITTIKNHGLVTEVFCDDKLNKLKGFSAVGHNRYSTAGGDSISDAQPIFARYDLGEVAIVHNGNLTNARKIRDELIREGAIFQSYMDTENLIHLIARSQKENLIDRIKEAVNKLEGAFCFVILSRKKMFVIRDRNGFRPLSLGEVTNADGSKGYIVASETCAFDLIGAKYIRDVEPGEMLVFSNKGIQSHSIMPKNPYPCVFEYVYFARPDSKVFGRLVYDIRKNMGKELAKENPIEADLVIPVPDSGVAAALGYSQQSGIPFELGIIRNHYVGRTFIEPTQQIRELKVRLKLNPIRELIENKRVIVIDDSIVRGTTSRQIVKILRDCGAKEIHMKISSPPTISPCFYGVDTPNKEELISARMTESEVCEFIGADSLAFLSLEGLKRSINAQDYQYCQACFDGKYII; encoded by the coding sequence ATGACAAATAGTAGAGGCTTGCAAGGCTGGAAAGAAGAATGTGCAGTTGTAGGTGTGTATAATGCGCAAAATGCAGCAAGCTTGGCGTATTACTCGCTTTTTTCTATGCAACATAGGGGTCAGGAAGCTTCTGGGATTGCTACAAGCAATGGTGAGAGAATCACAACGATTAAAAATCACGGCTTAGTTACAGAAGTTTTTTGCGATGATAAGTTAAATAAACTTAAAGGCTTTAGCGCAGTGGGGCATAATCGCTATTCCACAGCTGGCGGGGATTCTATCTCTGATGCGCAACCTATTTTTGCGCGTTATGATTTAGGGGAAGTTGCTATTGTGCATAATGGAAATCTCACAAATGCGCGTAAAATTCGTGATGAACTTATTAGGGAAGGGGCAATTTTTCAAAGTTATATGGATACAGAAAATCTTATCCATTTAATTGCTAGATCCCAAAAAGAAAATTTAATTGATAGAATCAAAGAAGCGGTTAATAAGCTAGAAGGTGCGTTTTGCTTTGTGATTTTAAGCCGAAAGAAAATGTTTGTAATCCGCGATAGAAATGGATTCCGTCCTTTATCGCTTGGGGAAGTTACAAATGCTGATGGAAGCAAGGGGTATATTGTGGCAAGTGAAACTTGTGCGTTTGATTTAATTGGCGCAAAGTATATCCGCGATGTAGAGCCGGGTGAAATGCTTGTGTTTTCAAATAAAGGAATACAATCGCATAGCATTATGCCTAAAAATCCTTATCCTTGCGTGTTTGAGTATGTATATTTTGCGCGCCCTGATAGCAAGGTTTTTGGGCGTTTGGTGTATGATATTCGTAAAAATATGGGAAAGGAATTGGCTAAGGAAAATCCCATAGAAGCAGATTTGGTTATTCCTGTGCCAGATAGTGGCGTGGCAGCTGCGCTTGGATACTCTCAACAAAGTGGAATTCCTTTTGAGTTAGGAATTATCCGCAATCATTATGTGGGCAGGACTTTTATTGAGCCAACACAGCAAATTAGAGAGTTAAAAGTGCGTTTGAAGTTAAATCCTATTAGGGAATTAATTGAGAATAAACGCGTGATTGTAATTGATGATTCTATTGTGCGTGGGACTACAAGCCGACAGATTGTAAAGATTTTGCGTGATTGTGGCGCAAAGGAAATCCATATGAAAATCTCATCTCCGCCTACAATCTCTCCTTGTTTTTATGGGGTGGATACTCCAAATAAAGAAGAGCTAATTAGTGCTAGAATGACTGAAAGTGAAGTGTGTGAGTTTATCGGTGCGGATTCTTTGGCATTTTTATCTCTTGAAGGCTTGAAGCGTAGCATTAATGCGCAAGATTATCAATATTGTCAAGCCTGTTTTGATGGCAAATATATCATCTAA
- a CDS encoding TIGR01212 family radical SAM protein (This family includes YhcC from E. coli K-12, an uncharacterized radical SAM protein.) encodes MLTFGRYCKRRFGQRVRKIPIALAGFTCPNIDGSVARGGCIFCKNESFSPTLDKEPKVRLTMHPNMKENPLLDMQLKQLHSQFKWQSEFHYNKFGVGKYMIYFQSFTNTYAPFDTLQKLYTEALSLPNVVGMSIGTRTDSVDLKLLDFLAELAQRKGQEIWVEYGIQSVYDETLKFINRGHGTENMEFCITESKKRGLKTCSHIIYGLPNETKEMMLYSLKTVLDWGSDGIKVHPLYIIEKTLLANMYEKGEYKPITLNDYIDLIVESLKMIPQSVVMHRVSAGVRNDTLLAPKWCFDKNIQMRAIRDALREARIEY; translated from the coding sequence ATGCTGACATTTGGGCGTTATTGCAAAAGGCGTTTTGGACAAAGAGTGCGTAAGATTCCTATTGCGCTTGCTGGTTTTACTTGCCCTAATATTGATGGAAGCGTAGCGCGTGGTGGATGTATTTTTTGTAAAAATGAAAGCTTTTCTCCAACGCTTGATAAAGAGCCTAAAGTGCGTTTGACAATGCATCCTAATATGAAAGAAAATCCGCTTTTAGATATGCAATTAAAGCAACTTCATAGCCAGTTTAAATGGCAAAGTGAGTTTCATTATAATAAGTTTGGCGTTGGTAAATATATGATTTACTTTCAGTCTTTTACGAACACTTATGCGCCTTTTGATACTCTTCAAAAACTCTATACAGAAGCGTTAAGTTTGCCAAATGTTGTAGGAATGTCTATTGGCACACGCACAGATAGTGTGGATTTAAAATTGCTTGACTTTTTAGCAGAGCTTGCACAAAGAAAAGGGCAGGAAATTTGGGTGGAATATGGAATCCAATCTGTGTATGATGAAACTTTAAAGTTTATTAACCGCGGACACGGCACAGAAAATATGGAGTTTTGTATTACAGAGAGCAAAAAGCGGGGATTAAAAACTTGTTCACATATTATCTATGGGTTACCAAATGAAACAAAAGAGATGATGCTTTATAGCCTAAAAACTGTGCTTGATTGGGGAAGCGATGGGATTAAAGTGCATCCGCTTTATATTATTGAAAAAACTTTGCTGGCAAATATGTATGAAAAGGGAGAGTATAAACCTATTACGCTTAATGATTATATTGATTTAATTGTGGAATCATTAAAGATGATTCCACAAAGCGTTGTGATGCATAGGGTGAGTGCTGGTGTGCGTAATGATACTTTGCTTGCTCCTAAATGGTGTTTTGATAAAAATATCCAAATGCGTGCAATCCGTGATGCACTAAGGGAAGCTAGAATAGAGTATTAA
- a CDS encoding uracil-DNA glycosylase family protein translates to MRLFNEESLQTLHQALLLKKLYLLQSCGFSYCEPQFLAPTQQRFQSQNSRDLKTIVESCKLCAQKSSEPNFGLCNKNSKLVFVTLSPLFDGQMRFGSKASIMLKNIIEGVFKLSLQEVSILSLLKCQIPKANEQASVESCMGYFLKQLEFCSAKTLVIFGAEAYSYLTKDNKSYESVQGKLLKWNHCAVFPTFALSLLIRQPELKINAHREFLELKRLMGEQNV, encoded by the coding sequence TTGCGTTTATTTAATGAGGAATCCTTGCAAACACTTCATCAAGCCTTGCTTTTAAAAAAACTTTATTTATTACAATCTTGTGGCTTCTCTTATTGTGAGCCACAATTTTTAGCACCCACGCAACAGAGATTCCAAAGTCAAAATTCAAGGGATTTAAAAACCATTGTAGAATCCTGCAAACTCTGTGCGCAAAAATCTTCAGAACCAAATTTTGGCTTGTGTAATAAAAATTCTAAGCTAGTTTTTGTTACACTTTCTCCTTTGTTTGATGGGCAAATGCGCTTTGGCTCTAAGGCTTCTATAATGCTAAAAAATATTATTGAAGGTGTTTTTAAGCTCTCTTTGCAAGAAGTTTCTATTCTATCCTTGCTAAAATGTCAGATTCCAAAGGCAAATGAGCAAGCAAGTGTGGAATCGTGTATGGGATATTTTTTGAAGCAATTAGAATTTTGTAGTGCTAAAACGCTTGTAATTTTTGGAGCGGAAGCATATAGCTATTTAACAAAAGATAATAAGAGTTATGAAAGTGTGCAAGGAAAACTTTTAAAATGGAATCATTGCGCAGTGTTTCCGACATTTGCTTTATCGCTCCTTATACGCCAGCCGGAATTAAAAATTAATGCACATAGGGAATTTCTAGAATTAAAACGCTTAATGGGAGAGCAAAATGTTTAA
- a CDS encoding YgjP-like metallopeptidase domain-containing protein, whose translation MQLPENFPKNLAFKLVENNHCRGVRMVFDGMGALVLKKHKRISKKYCLEFLNANMEWVLAHFKEMQVFKMRENQMYCFGEWLDFNAVLFELEEAKRLDGVLGRIQKVFKKLESKVEFVLDSTLDLKVLQVRLLQMLWRNAIKDFRYKKVLEILYKDILESYIIKRLDIFTKAMDLYPSAIEFGKSYRQLGCCYAKTRKIRFSLRLSLMPKDCIDSVIIHELAHLKYQNHSKDFWNFVAKFDVNPKRARLWLNAHKENLRIYYKVFKY comes from the coding sequence TTGCAGTTACCAGAGAACTTTCCTAAGAATTTAGCGTTTAAACTTGTGGAGAATAATCATTGCAGGGGCGTTAGAATGGTTTTTGACGGAATGGGTGCTTTGGTGCTTAAAAAGCACAAGAGAATTTCTAAAAAGTATTGTTTGGAATTTTTAAATGCTAATATGGAATGGGTATTGGCGCATTTTAAGGAAATGCAAGTCTTTAAAATGCGTGAAAACCAAATGTATTGTTTTGGGGAATGGCTAGACTTTAATGCTGTATTGTTTGAGCTAGAAGAGGCAAAAAGATTAGATGGGGTTTTAGGGCGCATACAAAAGGTGTTTAAAAAGTTGGAATCTAAAGTGGAATTTGTGCTAGATTCCACTTTAGATCTTAAGGTTTTACAAGTGCGACTTTTGCAAATGCTTTGGCGCAATGCAATAAAAGATTTTCGTTATAAAAAGGTATTAGAAATACTTTATAAAGACATATTGGAATCTTATATAATAAAACGCTTGGATATTTTTACAAAAGCTATGGATTTATATCCTAGCGCCATAGAGTTTGGTAAAAGTTATCGCCAGCTTGGTTGTTGTTACGCAAAAACGCGAAAAATCCGCTTTTCTTTGCGCTTGTCTTTAATGCCTAAAGATTGTATTGATAGTGTAATAATCCACGAATTAGCACATTTAAAATATCAAAACCATAGCAAGGATTTTTGGAATTTTGTAGCGAAGTTTGATGTAAATCCAAAAAGGGCAAGATTGTGGCTTAATGCTCATAAAGAGAATTTAAGAATTTATTATAAGGTGTTTAAATATTGA
- a CDS encoding LptF/LptG family permease, whose product MRIKNFLFQSFAQVFFPIFLVLFFIASVVIFIRIAGVTFVVKISFLELLTLYFYTLPTMLFFVIPLSFFVACVLGLSRLSFDYELPVLFALGMNPKKIVKIFFPIALLASVSLFVLSLILTPLSDIAYRQFLEERKSSIDVNLQAGEFGQKLGEWLVYVQKGKNSTYENIVLLSLQAKGSQKDGLVFAKQANIGNVDGVMEAHLSDGKIYRKVSDGVERISFDEMILRSAVDFTGDGSVGLVEYWNRAFYENSRQDKTKRNLSMYVLLSLFPLISLFYFPFLGVKNPRYQKNYTILQAMVVVGVFFALMYIVATYLPLAGMVLLPCIWGYIGYALYKHYVARFY is encoded by the coding sequence TTGAGAATTAAAAATTTTTTATTTCAGAGTTTTGCACAAGTTTTTTTCCCTATTTTCCTAGTGTTGTTTTTTATTGCTTCTGTGGTGATTTTTATCCGTATAGCTGGAGTAACTTTTGTTGTAAAAATTAGTTTTTTAGAGCTTTTGACTTTGTATTTTTACACATTGCCTACAATGTTGTTTTTTGTGATTCCTCTTAGTTTTTTTGTGGCTTGCGTGCTTGGATTATCGCGTCTTAGCTTTGATTATGAGCTTCCTGTATTATTTGCGCTTGGAATGAATCCAAAGAAAATTGTTAAGATTTTTTTTCCTATTGCTTTGCTTGCTAGTGTGAGTTTGTTTGTTCTATCTCTTATATTGACGCCACTTAGTGATATTGCATATCGGCAATTTTTAGAAGAGCGTAAAAGTAGCATTGATGTAAATTTGCAAGCAGGAGAATTTGGTCAGAAGCTTGGTGAATGGCTTGTGTATGTTCAAAAGGGTAAAAATAGCACTTATGAAAATATTGTATTGTTGTCTTTGCAAGCAAAAGGCAGTCAAAAAGATGGGTTAGTGTTTGCCAAGCAAGCAAATATTGGCAATGTTGATGGAGTAATGGAAGCACATTTGAGCGATGGAAAAATTTATCGCAAGGTTAGTGATGGGGTTGAACGCATTAGCTTTGATGAGATGATTTTACGCTCTGCTGTGGATTTCACAGGTGATGGAAGTGTGGGGCTAGTGGAGTATTGGAATAGGGCTTTTTATGAAAATTCTAGGCAGGATAAGACAAAACGCAACCTTAGTATGTATGTGTTGCTCTCGCTTTTTCCGTTAATTAGTCTATTTTACTTTCCATTTCTTGGGGTTAAAAATCCGCGCTATCAAAAAAATTATACAATCCTTCAAGCAATGGTTGTGGTTGGGGTATTTTTTGCATTAATGTATATTGTGGCAACTTATTTGCCACTTGCAGGAATGGTTTTATTGCCGTGTATTTGGGGGTATATAGGGTATGCTTTGTATAAGCATTATGTGGCAAGATTTTATTGA
- the truA gene encoding tRNA pseudouridine(38-40) synthase TruA: MEHKESFKVAMRIAYNGGAFFGFQSQSNVQSVANVLEDVFKSVGVFSKIAASGRTDKGVHSSAQVISLEIPYFWKNLENLKVCLNAKLAPNLFIKHIWEVGDDFHARFSATRRGYCYVLSKHFSPFLTPFSLHYNLKNPNLIKQALKLLVGTHNFGAFKKQGSGEKSSVRSIFRADLREFKGFWILSFWGNGFLRSQVRLMVGFLLEIDKGNLTLEALEAQLNGEMRYRIPIAPNGLYLSRVDFNL, translated from the coding sequence ATGGAGCATAAAGAGAGTTTTAAAGTCGCAATGCGCATTGCTTACAATGGAGGTGCATTTTTTGGATTCCAAAGTCAAAGCAATGTGCAAAGTGTAGCAAATGTGCTAGAAGATGTGTTTAAGAGCGTTGGAGTCTTTAGTAAGATTGCTGCAAGCGGACGCACCGATAAGGGAGTGCATTCAAGCGCGCAAGTTATTTCTTTAGAGATTCCATATTTTTGGAAAAATTTGGAGAATTTAAAGGTTTGCTTAAATGCAAAACTTGCACCAAATCTTTTTATTAAGCATATTTGGGAAGTTGGAGATGATTTTCACGCAAGATTTAGTGCAACAAGGAGAGGATATTGCTATGTGTTAAGCAAGCATTTTTCTCCGTTTTTAACACCATTTTCTTTGCATTATAATCTTAAGAATCCAAATTTAATTAAGCAGGCATTAAAACTTCTGGTAGGAACTCATAATTTTGGTGCATTTAAAAAACAAGGAAGTGGTGAAAAATCTAGTGTGCGAAGCATTTTTAGAGCAGATTTAAGAGAGTTTAAGGGATTTTGGATTTTATCTTTTTGGGGGAATGGATTTTTACGCTCTCAAGTGCGTTTAATGGTTGGTTTTTTGCTAGAAATTGATAAGGGAAACCTAACTTTAGAGGCATTAGAAGCGCAACTAAATGGCGAAATGCGATATAGAATTCCCATTGCGCCAAATGGCTTGTATTTAAGTCGTGTGGATTTTAACCTTTAA
- the polA gene encoding DNA polymerase I — protein sequence MKTLTIIDTFGFLFRSYFALPPLKNREGFPTGLLTGFAKLILQIYKDYPNDYLVFALDSKEENFRKNIDPLYKANRPEVPEDLKLQLEVAIAWVEKMGFKNISIAGYEADDVIASINKCANALEVSVRIISHDKDLYQLIDGDTFLFDPKKKQEIREEQCMEKYGVTPAQFVDYQSIVGDSADNVPGIKGIGAKGASNLLKTYGCLDNIYQNLDSIAPERTQTLLKEAKEDAYRSQQLVRLRDDLLSDFNLQDCQMPRVNPLLNIVDSLQEYEIYSVLKKLPLKNNGEKSIKKETSSHFNYNAILVENQAMLKELMAQITPDSIVSFDTETTNLDVLCAKIVGFSFSLDGINAYYAPIAHSYLGVPEQISKELALEFINSLFNAKVVIGHNLKYDLEILHTNFNFTPKSYHNIKDSMLLAWLYQSDMPCNLDDLMARYFKHTMIAFKDIIKKGENFSQLPIENAFTYACEDAAACYQLFFKINSLLPKSLQEVANNVEFPFIQCLVNMELSGTKINIKYFKNLKSEMTEKLQALSQEIYTLANKRFNLNSPQQLSIVLFEELNLQSGKKTKSGLSTNSSVLNSLRDSHPIIPKVLEYRELFKLYSTYIEPLIELASQDPAHKVYTSFMQTGTSTGRLSSKNPNLQNIPVKTQQGRRIREGFIAQEGHLLLSLDYSQIELRLLAHFSQDSAMIEAFHKEADIHLETAKKIFGEELAQEKRSVAKSINFGLIYGMGARKLSETLQINHQEAKSYIQNYFQSFPTVKNFLKEQEEFILKNGYSLTLLGRMRKFSFENIQEFQKVAFLREGINAIFQGSAADIIKLAMIQITQEKLESKLLLQMHDELIFEAPKNIAETEAKKIAQIMESITTLRVPLRCGVSLGANWGELKG from the coding sequence ATGAAAACACTTACTATCATTGATACATTTGGATTCCTATTTAGGAGCTATTTTGCCCTTCCACCTCTTAAAAATAGGGAAGGATTCCCCACGGGCTTATTAACAGGGTTTGCAAAGCTTATTTTACAAATCTACAAAGATTACCCTAATGATTATCTTGTTTTTGCTTTAGATTCCAAAGAAGAAAATTTTCGCAAAAATATTGATCCACTCTATAAAGCAAATCGCCCAGAAGTCCCAGAAGATTTAAAGCTCCAATTAGAAGTGGCGATTGCTTGGGTAGAAAAAATGGGCTTTAAAAATATTAGCATTGCAGGCTATGAAGCTGATGATGTGATTGCCTCTATCAATAAATGCGCAAATGCACTAGAGGTTAGCGTTAGAATTATAAGCCACGATAAAGATTTATACCAACTTATAGATGGTGATACATTTTTGTTTGACCCTAAAAAAAAGCAAGAAATTAGAGAAGAACAATGCATGGAAAAATATGGCGTAACGCCAGCACAATTTGTAGATTATCAAAGCATTGTGGGGGATAGTGCCGATAATGTTCCGGGCATTAAAGGAATCGGTGCAAAGGGGGCTTCAAATCTCCTAAAAACTTATGGTTGTCTAGATAATATTTATCAAAACTTAGATTCCATTGCTCCAGAACGCACACAAACGCTACTCAAAGAAGCCAAAGAAGACGCATATCGCAGCCAACAACTTGTGCGCCTAAGAGATGATTTGCTAAGTGATTTTAACTTACAAGATTGCCAGATGCCAAGAGTTAATCCTCTTCTTAATATTGTAGATTCCTTGCAAGAATATGAAATTTACAGCGTGCTAAAAAAACTTCCCCTAAAGAATAATGGAGAAAAATCTATCAAAAAAGAAACTTCAAGCCACTTTAACTACAATGCTATTTTAGTAGAAAACCAAGCAATGCTTAAAGAGTTAATGGCTCAAATTACGCCAGATTCCATTGTTTCTTTTGATACAGAAACAACAAATTTAGATGTCTTGTGCGCTAAAATTGTTGGCTTTTCTTTCTCTTTAGATGGAATAAATGCCTATTATGCACCTATTGCCCATAGTTACTTAGGTGTTCCAGAGCAAATTAGTAAAGAACTTGCTTTAGAATTTATAAATTCTCTTTTTAATGCAAAAGTAGTCATTGGGCATAATCTTAAATACGATTTAGAAATTTTGCACACAAACTTTAATTTCACGCCCAAAAGTTATCACAATATTAAAGATAGTATGCTTTTAGCGTGGCTTTATCAAAGTGATATGCCTTGCAATCTTGATGATTTAATGGCACGCTACTTTAAACATACAATGATTGCTTTTAAAGATATTATTAAAAAGGGCGAAAACTTCTCTCAACTTCCTATTGAAAATGCTTTTACCTATGCGTGCGAAGATGCCGCTGCGTGCTATCAGTTATTTTTTAAAATCAACTCACTATTGCCAAAATCTCTACAAGAAGTCGCAAATAATGTAGAATTTCCTTTTATTCAATGCTTAGTTAATATGGAATTAAGTGGCACAAAAATTAATATTAAATATTTCAAAAATCTAAAATCTGAAATGACAGAAAAACTGCAAGCACTCTCACAAGAAATCTACACATTAGCCAATAAACGCTTTAACCTAAACTCTCCACAGCAACTATCTATTGTTCTCTTTGAAGAACTAAATCTACAAAGTGGCAAAAAAACAAAATCAGGTTTAAGCACAAATTCTAGCGTGTTAAACTCTTTAAGAGATTCTCACCCTATTATCCCAAAAGTGCTAGAATACAGAGAGCTTTTTAAGCTTTATAGCACCTACATTGAACCTTTAATTGAACTAGCAAGCCAAGATCCAGCACATAAAGTTTATACTTCTTTTATGCAAACAGGAACAAGCACTGGGCGTTTAAGCTCTAAAAATCCAAATCTACAAAATATCCCTGTTAAAACCCAGCAAGGAAGACGCATTAGAGAGGGCTTTATTGCTCAAGAAGGACATCTTTTACTAAGCTTAGATTATTCCCAAATTGAATTGCGTCTTTTAGCGCACTTCTCCCAAGATAGTGCCATGATTGAAGCTTTTCACAAAGAAGCGGATATCCATCTTGAAACCGCTAAAAAAATATTTGGAGAAGAATTAGCGCAAGAAAAGCGTTCTGTGGCAAAAAGCATTAATTTTGGACTAATTTATGGAATGGGAGCTAGAAAACTTTCTGAAACGCTACAAATTAACCATCAAGAAGCAAAAAGCTATATTCAAAATTATTTTCAATCCTTTCCCACTGTAAAGAATTTTCTAAAAGAACAAGAAGAATTTATTTTGAAAAATGGATACTCTCTAACACTTCTAGGAAGAATGCGAAAATTTAGCTTTGAAAATATTCAAGAGTTTCAAAAAGTTGCATTTTTAAGAGAGGGAATCAATGCAATTTTTCAAGGAAGTGCGGCTGATATTATTAAGCTGGCAATGATTCAAATCACACAAGAAAAATTAGAATCCAAATTACTCTTGCAAATGCATGATGAACTAATTTTTGAAGCCCCAAAAAATATTGCAGAAACCGAAGCAAAAAAAATTGCACAAATTATGGAGAGCATTACAACTTTACGCGTCCCATTGCGTTGTGGTGTGAGCTTGGGAGCAAACTGGGGCGAGCTTAAAGGTTAA
- a CDS encoding TerC family protein, whose translation MFEWIANPEMWVALATLIALEIVLGIDNIIFIAILVGRLPQEQRQRARIFGLALAMATRLLLLLSLFWIMKLTTPLFSIFSQEISGRDIILILGGLFLIGKSTLEIHHDIDNAGEPSDEQILKEGAKKGFFSILIQIAILDIVFSLDSVITAVGMVDTIEIMMIAVIVAVGVMMVASKSISEFVDNNPTIKILALAFLILVGVTLVAEGLDFHISKAYIYFAMAFSLGVESINIYIKKKRLQSNK comes from the coding sequence ATGTTTGAATGGATTGCAAACCCTGAAATGTGGGTTGCATTAGCAACTTTAATTGCATTAGAGATTGTGTTAGGGATTGATAATATTATTTTTATTGCAATTCTTGTGGGACGCTTGCCACAAGAGCAACGCCAAAGAGCGCGTATTTTTGGGCTTGCTTTGGCAATGGCAACGCGTTTATTACTTTTACTCTCACTCTTTTGGATAATGAAGCTTACCACACCACTTTTTAGCATTTTTTCGCAAGAAATCTCTGGGCGTGATATTATTTTAATTTTAGGGGGATTATTCCTAATTGGTAAATCCACACTTGAAATCCACCACGACATTGATAACGCCGGAGAGCCAAGTGATGAGCAAATTTTAAAAGAGGGGGCAAAAAAGGGGTTTTTTAGCATTTTAATCCAAATTGCGATTTTAGACATTGTGTTTTCACTAGATTCTGTAATTACAGCAGTGGGAATGGTAGATACTATTGAAATTATGATGATTGCAGTAATTGTTGCAGTAGGCGTAATGATGGTAGCTTCAAAAAGCATTTCAGAATTTGTGGATAATAATCCTACTATTAAGATTCTGGCTCTAGCCTTTTTAATTTTAGTTGGCGTTACTCTTGTGGCTGAAGGTTTAGATTTTCATATTTCAAAGGCTTACATTTACTTTGCTATGGCATTTTCTTTAGGTGTGGAATCTATAAATATTTATATCAAGAAAAAACGCTTACAAAGCAATAAATAA